The Helianthus annuus cultivar XRQ/B chromosome 16, HanXRQr2.0-SUNRISE, whole genome shotgun sequence genome includes a window with the following:
- the LOC110904517 gene encoding putative nuclease HARBI1 has translation MASNPWWPSSSDDEEEMFFANAVLRAGQILIEEEEEEEEEEEEIGENVITTRIRINRDRQGAHDKLVNDYFSDEPLYNADIFRRRFRMSRRLFTRIANDLAGLDPFFTQRPDARNYEGFTTLQKCTAAIRQLAYGTVADALDEYLQMSARTTRECLYRFCHNVVKLYSKKYLRKPNAYDVQQLYQAHEARHGFPGMLGSIDCMHWGWHNCPTAWRGQYTRGDHGYPTVILEAVASQDLWIWHSFFGLPGSLNDLNVLYQSAIFTDVVNGTGPDTSFTVSGVEYRRGYYLADGIYPSWSTIVKTIPYPEDEKRKKFAKRQEAARKDIERAFGVLRKKWAIVAQRARAFTPKRLRLCMYACILLHNMIIEDEGRAICEYDENAAWGNTVPVDPPQQDLNSFSLTNDFTHANLQQDLVEHIWNNVNIVEGDGAEDEDEDE, from the exons ATGGCTTCTAATCCTTGGTGGCCCTCGTCTTCGGATGACGAAGAGGAGATGTTTTTCGCAAACGCTGTTCTACGGGCGGGACAGATTTTAatcgaagaggaagaggaagaggaagaggaagaggaagaaattGGTGAAAATGTTATTACCACACGAATACGCATTAACAGAGACCGCCAAG GAGCGCACGACAAATTGGTGAACGATTATTTTTCGGATGAGCCACTTTACAACGCCGACATTTTTAGACGCAGGTTCCGAATGAGTCGCCGCTTATTCACAAGGATTGCCAATGATTTGGCGGGGCTAGACCCGTTTTTCACGCAACGTCCTGATGCTCGAAATTATGAAGGGTTTACAACGTTACAAAAGTGTACTGCGGCCATTCGACAACTGGCGTACGGGACAGTGGCCGACGCTTTGGACGAGTACTTACAGATGTCGGCAAGAACTACGCGGGAATGTTTGTATCGGTTTTGCCATAATGTGGTGAAACTGTATAGCAAAAAATATTTGCGGAAACCAAACGCGTATGATGTTCAACAGTTGTACCAAGCGCATGAAGCAAGGCACGGGTTTCCGGGAATGCTTGGTAGCATTGATTGTATGCATTGGGGGTGGCATAATTGCCCGACTGCGTGGCGCGGCCAATATACGCGAGGTGATCACGGCTATCCAACTGTGATACTTGAAGCTGTGGCATCACAAGATTTGTGGATATGGCATTCTTTCTTTGGTCTCCCTGGTTCACTCAACGACCTCAACGTGTTATACCAATCGGCCATCTTTACCGATGTCGTTAATGGAACGGGACCGGACACAAGTTTTACAGTTTCTGGGGTTGAGTATAGACGTGGGTATTATCTTGCTGACGGGATATATCCGTCTTGGTCTACAATTGTGAAGACTATTCCGTATCCCGAGGACGAAAAACGGAAAAAATTTGCCAAGCGTCAAGAAGCTGCAAGAAAAGACATCGAACGCGCTTTTGGTGTCTTACGAAAAAAATGGGCCATCGTTGCACAACGGGCACGTGCGTTCACCCCAAAAAGGCTGCGTCTTTGTATGTACGCTTGCATTTTGCTCCATAACATGATTATTGAAGACGAAGGTCGGGCGATTTGTGAGTATGATGAGAATGCAGCTTGGGGGAACACTGTCCCGGTTGATCCCCCACaacaggatttaaactcgttcTCGCTAACAAACGACTTCACGCATGCAAACCTTCAACAAGATTTGGTAGAACATATTTGGAACAACGTTAACATTGTGGAGGGTGACGGAGCCGAAGACGAAGACGAAGACGAGTAG
- the LOC110904513 gene encoding protein Mpv17 → MGSLGGGFNGGIWGMRPFDSENGRNRRNSPKSSSESSQVAGERGGWFPMKPAVTAATLALTGDTIAQVRERWVNSKSLQSQHPSDHSNQDVTWSLLDHNWLRALRMASYGFLLYGPGSYVWYQYLDRCMPKQTAQNIIMKVVLNQIILGPSVIAVVFAWNNLWQGKLSELPNKYQKDALPTLLFGFRFWIPVSVINFWAIPLQARVAFMSMNSIFWNFYLSSTISK, encoded by the exons ATGGGGTCATTGGGCGGTGGCTTTAACGGCGGAATATGGGGAATGCGGCCGTTTGATTCAGAAAACGGAAGAAACAGACGGAACTCACCCAAATCATCATCCGAATCATCACAGGTTGCCGGAGAAAGAGGCGGATGGTTCCCTATGAAGCCAGCAGTGACAGCCGCCACTCTTGCCCTAACCGGTGACACCATTGCTCAGGTTCGAGAAAGATGGGTCAACTCCAAATCTCTCCAAAGTCAACACCCTTCTGATCATTCTAATCAG GATGTCACATGGAGTCTGCTGGACCATAATTGGCTCCGAGCCCTGCGAATGGCTTCTTATGGGTTCCTTCTGTATGGGCCTGGTTCTTACGTCTGGTACCAGTATCTTGATCGTTGCATGCCAAAACAGACAGCACAGAACATTATAATGAag GTTGTATTGAACCAAATTATACTTGGTCCATCTGTCATTGCTGTTGTTTTTGCATGGAATAATCTGTGGCAAGGGAAGCTTTCAGAGCTTCCGAATAAGTATCAGAAAGACGCTCTTCCTACATTACTTTTTG GATTTAGATTCTGGATTCCCGTCAGCGTGATTAATTTCTG GGCGATTCCTCTTCAAGCGCGTGTTGCTTTCATGTCCATGAATTCTATATTCTGGAATTTCTACTTGTCTTCTACTATAAGCAAGTGA
- the LOC110904516 gene encoding protein FAR1-RELATED SEQUENCE 5 — protein sequence MENEVIEFDIGIGGGGDESVAIIDDEDLTDDSPTAGINLGGMTGSGSGSGGFFMDNLSYVSQRDLDLEPCEGMEFESEEAAKGFYNSYARRVGFSTRVSSSRRSRKDGAIIQRSFVCAKEGFRNLNEKRTKYREIKRPRTVTRVGCKASMSVKIQDSGKWVVSTFVKEHNHELVPPDQVHCLRSHRQISGPAKTLIDTLQAAGMGPRRIMSALIKEYGGISKVGFTEVDCRNYMRNNRQRSLEGDIQLLLDYLRQMHADNPSFFYAVQGDDEQCTGNVFWADAKARENYMYFGDTVTFDTTYRSNRYRLPFAPFTGINHHGQPVLFGCAFLLNETESSFVWLFKTWVSAMSGRPPVSITTDHDTIIRSAIMHVFPDTRHRFCKWHIFKKCQEKLSHVFLQYPNFEADFHKCVNLSDSVDEFEACWLLLVDKYDLRDHEWLQAIYSSRRQWVPVYLRDTFFAEMSITQRSDSMNSYFDGYVNASTTLNQFVKLYEKALESRNEKEVKADYDTMNTLPPLRTPSPMEKQASELYTRKIFLRFQEELVGTLTLMASKVEDDGEVTMYQVSKFGEDNKCYRVSFNVLEMRATCSCCMFEFSGLLCRHVLAVFRVTNVLTLPSGYILKRWTVNAKSSVILEERVNDAFSSYLESHTVRYNTLRHEAFKFVEEGAESVDTYNVAMAALEEAASKISMAAKNEGRAVLINGRSRDDSRSNGTLPKRNTVNHHGSSDQNISEDEKDRKIEQLNNELDCARRKCEVYRNNLLSVLRDIEDHKQQLSLKVQIMRYSMKDCL from the exons ATGGAAAACGAGGTGATTGAATTTGACATTGGGATTGGGGGAGGTGGAGATGAATCTGTAGCTATTATTGATGATGAGGACTTAACCGATGATTCACCGACTGCCGGGATTAATCTGGGAGGAATGACCGGGAGTGGGAGTGGGAGTGGCGGTTTTTTCATGGATAATTTGAGTTACGTTTCTCAAAGGGATTTAGATCTTGAACCATGTGAAGGGATGGAGTTTGAGTCGGAAGAGGCTGCCAAGGGTTTTTATAACTCGTATGCTCGTCGTGTGGGGTTCAGTACTCGTGTTAGTTCGTCTCGCAGGTCTAGGAAGGATGGTGCTATCATACAGAGGTCCTTTGTTTGTGCCAAAGAAGGGTTTCGTAACTTAAATGAGAAGCGGACGAAGTATAGAGAGATTAAACGCCCACGTACTGTCACTCGTGTAGGTTGTAAAGCGTCGATGTCCGTTAAGATTCAAGATTCGGGGAAGTGGGTTGTGTCAACGTTTGTTAAAGAGCATAACCACGAGCTGGTTCCACCGGACCAGGTTCATTGTTTACGTTCCCACCGCCAAATCTCGGGTCCCGCCAAGACTTTGATTGATACTTTGCAGGCTGCAGGGATGGGGCCCCGGAGGATAATGTCGGCTTTGATTAAAGAGTATGGTGGCATTAGTAAAGTTGGATTCACAGAGGTAGATTGTAGAAACTACATGAGGAATAATCGCCAAAGGAGTTTAGAAGGAGATATACAGCTTCTTCTTGATTATCTGAGGCAAATGCATGCCGACAATCCGTCATTTTTCTATGCGGTCCAGGGGGACGATGAACAGTGCACGGGTAACGTTTTCTGGGCTGATGCGAAGGCAAGGGAGAACTACATGTACTTTGGGGATACTGTCACATTCGACACCACTTACAGATCAAACAGATACCGTTTGCCTTTTGCACCTTTTACCGGGATCAATCATCATGGGCAGCCTGTGTTATTCGGCTGTGCGTTTCTCTTAAACGAAACTGAATCGTCATTCGTATGGCTGTTTAAGACTTGGGTTTCAGCAATGTCTGGTCGCCCCCCAGTGTCAATCACGACAGATCATGACACGATCATACGGTCAGCCATTATGCATGTTTTTCCCGACACCCGACATCGCTTCTGCAAGTGGCACATTTTCAAAAAGTGCCAGGAGAAGCTATCCCATGTGTTTCTTCAGTATCCGAATTTCGAAGCGGACTTCCATAAATGTGTGAATTTATCCGATTCAGTTGATGAATTCGAAGCCTGTTGGTTGCTACTTGTTGATAAATACGATCTCAGGGATCACGAATGGCTTCAAGCGATATACTCCTCACGCAGACAATGGGTCCCTGTGTATTTGCGTGATACATTCTTCGCCGAAATGTCTATAACGCAACGCAGCGATAGCATGAACTCTTATTTTGATGGATATGTAAATGCGTCAACTACTTTAAACCAGTTTGTTAAACTGTATGAGAAAGCATTAGAGAGCCGTAACGAGAAAGAAGTTAAAGCGGATTACGATACGATGAACACGCTCCCTCCTTTGCGGACTCCTTCCCCGATGGAGAAACAAGCATCTGAACTTTACACAAGAAAGATATTTTTGAGATTTCAAGAAGAGTTAGTTGGGACACTTACTCTTATGGCATCAAAAGTCGAGGATGACGGTGAGGTCACAATGTATCAAGTATCGAAATTCGGGGAGGACAACAAATGCTACCGTGTTAGCTTCAATGTTCTGGAAATGAGAGCTACTTGCAGCTGCTGTATGTTTGAATTTTCAGGGCTTCTATGTAGACATGTGTTGGCGGTTTTCAGAGTGACAAATGTTCTTACTCTTCCTTCTGGTTACATTTTAAAGCGATGGACGGTCAACGCCAAGAGCAGTGTTATACTTGAAGAACGAGTTAATGATGCGTTTTCTAGTTATCTGGAGTCGCATACTGTCAGATATAATACACTTAGACACGAGGCTTTTAAATTTGTAGAAGAAGGGGCTGAATCTGTCGACACATACAATGTAGCCATGGCTGCATTGGAAGAAGCTGCAAGTAAAATTTCCATGGCTGCAAAAAATGAAGGAAGAGCGGTTTTGATTAACGGGCGTAGCAGGGACGATTCAAGAAGTAACGGAACGTTGCCAAAAAGGAATACTGTAAATCATCATGGAAGTTCGGACCAGAATATATCAGAG GATGAGAAGGACAGGAAGATCGAACAACTTAACAATGAGCTGGATTGTGCTAGGCGCAAATGTGAAGTTTATAGGAACAATCTGCTTTCAGTATTAAGAGACATTGAAGATCATAAACAGCAGCTATCACTTAAAGTCCAGATCATGAGGTATAGCATGAAAGATTGCTTGTAA